A single window of Hippocampus zosterae strain Florida chromosome 15, ASM2543408v3, whole genome shotgun sequence DNA harbors:
- the kctd1 gene encoding BTB/POZ domain-containing protein KCTD1 isoform X2, which produces MSRPMITRSPVSPLSNQGIPTPAQLTKSNAPVHIDVGGHMYTSSLATLTKFPESRIGRLFDGTEPIVLDSLKQHYFIDRDGHMFRYILNFLRTSKLLIPDDFKDYSLLYEEARYFQLQPMLSELEHWRQDQELGRVSRPCECVVVRVAPDLGERITLSGDKALIEDVFPEIGDVMCNSVNAGWNHDSTHVIRFPLNGYCHLNSVQVLERLQQRGFEIAGSCGGGVDSSQFSEYVLRRELRRTAQRGGPNSNRIKQEQLD; this is translated from the exons ATGTCCCGGCCCATGATCACACGTTCGCCGGTGTCTCCGTTGAGCAACCAGGGCATCCCCACACCGGCACAGCTCACCAAGTCCAATGCTCCGGTGCACATCGACGTGGGCGGACACATGTACACCAGCAGCCTGGCCACACTCACCAAATTCCCTGAATCCCG AATCGGCCGCCTCTTTGATGGCACTGAGCCCATAGTGCTGGACAGCCTGAAGCAGCACTACTTCATTGACAGGGACGGACACATGTTCCGCTACATCCTCAACTTCCTCAGGACGTCCAAGCTGCTCATCCCAGACGACTTCAAA GACTACAGCCTGCTGTACGAGGAGGCCAGATACTTCCAGCTGCAGCCCATGCTGTCCGAGCTGGAGCACTGGCGCCAGGACCAGGAACTGGGTCGGGTGTCACGCCCCTGCGAGTGCGTGGTGGTGCGCGTGGCGCCCGACCTCGGCGAGAGGATCACGCTGAGCGGCGACAAGGCGCTGATCGAGGACGTCTTTCCCGAGATCGGCGACGTCATGTGCAACTCGGTCAACGCCGGCTGGAACCACGACTCCACACACGTCATCCGTTTCCCGCTCAACGGGTACTGCCACCTCAACTCTGTGCAG GTTCTGGAGCGCCTGCAGCAGCGAGGGTTCGAGATCGCCGGCtcctgcggcggcggcgtggaCTCGTCCCAGTTCAGCGAGTACGTTCTGCGGCGGGAACTGAGGAGGACGGCTCAGCGAGGAGGACCAAATTCCAACAGGATAAAGCAAGAGCAGCTAGACTAA
- the kctd1 gene encoding BTB/POZ domain-containing protein KCTD1 isoform X1 has translation MDETDIMDLTHQKARKRPRPITSADEAAAHAPLKRAPMRAAECRETSLMYAVRGEPLPAASLKQNDHSVPSSPTSVMPAQDNRSSMSRPMITRSPVSPLSNQGIPTPAQLTKSNAPVHIDVGGHMYTSSLATLTKFPESRIGRLFDGTEPIVLDSLKQHYFIDRDGHMFRYILNFLRTSKLLIPDDFKDYSLLYEEARYFQLQPMLSELEHWRQDQELGRVSRPCECVVVRVAPDLGERITLSGDKALIEDVFPEIGDVMCNSVNAGWNHDSTHVIRFPLNGYCHLNSVQVLERLQQRGFEIAGSCGGGVDSSQFSEYVLRRELRRTAQRGGPNSNRIKQEQLD, from the exons ATGGACGAGACGGATATCATGGACCTGACGCATCAGAAGGCGAGGAAGCGGCCGCGGCCAATCACCTCCGCGGACGAGGCGGCGGCGCACGCTCCACTTAAACGAGCGCCGATGCGGGCGGCCGAGTGTCGGGAGACGTCGCTTATGTACGCCGTGCGCGGGGAGCCGCTGCCCGCCGCCTCGTTAAAGCAAAATGACCACTCGGTGCCCTCCTCGCCCACCAGCGTCATGCCGGCGCAG GACAATCGCTCCAGCATGTCCCGGCCCATGATCACACGTTCGCCGGTGTCTCCGTTGAGCAACCAGGGCATCCCCACACCGGCACAGCTCACCAAGTCCAATGCTCCGGTGCACATCGACGTGGGCGGACACATGTACACCAGCAGCCTGGCCACACTCACCAAATTCCCTGAATCCCG AATCGGCCGCCTCTTTGATGGCACTGAGCCCATAGTGCTGGACAGCCTGAAGCAGCACTACTTCATTGACAGGGACGGACACATGTTCCGCTACATCCTCAACTTCCTCAGGACGTCCAAGCTGCTCATCCCAGACGACTTCAAA GACTACAGCCTGCTGTACGAGGAGGCCAGATACTTCCAGCTGCAGCCCATGCTGTCCGAGCTGGAGCACTGGCGCCAGGACCAGGAACTGGGTCGGGTGTCACGCCCCTGCGAGTGCGTGGTGGTGCGCGTGGCGCCCGACCTCGGCGAGAGGATCACGCTGAGCGGCGACAAGGCGCTGATCGAGGACGTCTTTCCCGAGATCGGCGACGTCATGTGCAACTCGGTCAACGCCGGCTGGAACCACGACTCCACACACGTCATCCGTTTCCCGCTCAACGGGTACTGCCACCTCAACTCTGTGCAG GTTCTGGAGCGCCTGCAGCAGCGAGGGTTCGAGATCGCCGGCtcctgcggcggcggcgtggaCTCGTCCCAGTTCAGCGAGTACGTTCTGCGGCGGGAACTGAGGAGGACGGCTCAGCGAGGAGGACCAAATTCCAACAGGATAAAGCAAGAGCAGCTAGACTAA